GCAAATTCCGCAAAATGTGTTTGTGCGTGATTGGCTGTTTCTGTCATCAGCAACAATATCGCTAATATCCATCTCGTTAGTCTTGTGCTCATTTATACTATTCTTTTTGTTTCCACTTTTTCTGTTTTAATGATCTGTTTTCTTCTTACCAATTAAAGTAATAAATAAACAATCATTCATCAATGTTTGTTCTATTATAGAATTAACAAAAAAATGATTTATATGCTTAAACGATTTTTATTTCCTCTAAAACCGGATAGTGCGGCAGTATCTGCCATATTATTGATTGTAAGAATTGTTTTCGGCCTGTTATTAATGAATCATGGCATTGATAAATGGTCTAACTATCAGGAATTGTCTGCTGTCTTTCCCGATCCTTTGGGCATAGGCAGTCCGTTATCTTTGGGACTGGCTATTTTTGGTGAATTGGTTTGTTCCATGGCATTTATCATAGGTTTCTTATACCGCTTGGCAATGATACCAATGATATTCACAATGGTAGTTGCTTTCTTTGTAATTCATGCCAACGACGCATTCAATGTGAAAGAACTTGCTTTTGTCTATCTGACAGTATTTATATTGATGTATATTATTGGTCCCGGTAGATTTTCCGTTGACCGTCTAATAGGGAACATTTTTTCCCGAAAAGCTGGTTTATAATTCTTTTTATGGGGCTGATTGTACTTTTTCAGGTAGAAATCTCAATCTTTATCGGAAAACACCTATATTTGCAGGGATGGAAATAGTCCAATGGATTATATTTATTAAACACAGTAAAATAAAAAAAGAATGATTATGAAAAAAATCAATTTCAAGATGGCCGCAACTGTGATGATTTGCGGTGTGTTTCTTTTCAGTTCCTGTATTGGTTCTTTCGGATTACACAGTAAACTCGTAAATTGGAATCAAAGTATTGGTAATAAGTTCGTTAATGAACTTGTCTTTTTGGCATTCAATATTATACCAGTATATGGTGTTTGCTATTTGGCTGATGCGCTGGTTATCAATTCCATCGAATTCTGGAGTGGCAGCAACCCGATGGCAAGCATAGGCGATGTAAAAAAAGTAAAAGGTGAAAATGGCAACTATCTGGTAGAAACACTTGAGAATGGTTACTCTATTACCAAAGAAGGTGAAACGACGTCTGTGGAACTGATTTATAATAAAGAGCTGAATACTTGGAATGTTGTGGCTGACGGTGTTAGTACCGAACTGTTGCAAATGAACAATGACGGCACTGCCCAAATGACTTTACCAAACGGTGAGGAAATGACTGTTGCTCTGAATGCACAAGGTGTAGCTGCTGCCCGTCAGGCAACAATGGTCGGTACTTATTATGCAGCACGGTAAGAATTATTTTTAATTCTTTAGAACGGATATCCCACTGCAAAGTGGAATGCGAAATCACGGCCGAAATCCGGATGAATAATCGGATATCGGCCTTTTCCTTTTTCATAGACAGGATTGATGGCTTTCATGCCTCCATCAAATCTCAACACGAAAAAATCCAGATCCATGCGTAAACCTAATCCATAAGCCACTGCTATTTGCTTATAAAATTCGTTGAATTTGAATTTTCCTCCAGGTTGATCTTTATAATCACGTAATGTCCAGATGTTACCCGCGTCTATAAAGAAAGCTCCTTTGAATTTCCAAAATAAACGTGTGCGATATTCAATGCTCGCATCCAATTTGATGTCTCCCGACTGATTCAGAAAATTACCGTCACCGGGAAAGGAACCAGGACCTAAACCACGAACGGACCAGCCACGTACACTATTAGCTCCTCCCGAAAAATAACGTTTCTCAAAAGGAATTATTGTCGCATTGCCATAAGGGATGGCAATGCCTGCCCCAAAATGGAATGCTAAAGAATTACGATTGTCAATAACAACATTCTTGGCAAAATCAAAATCTCCTTTCAGATATTGTGCAAAAGGTATGCTTAATAATGTATATTCACCATTATCATTTTTTTTCATACCTGTCGCTTTGGCTACGGCATAAAGAAAATTTCCGGCAGACTCAAAATTGAAACGGATGGTATAAGAGTTACCTGCAACTGCATTATTCATTAGTGTCTGTCCGGTACTATTGTACGTATAGCTGTAACCAGTGCGAACAATCAGACGGTCGGCATAGTTATATCGTAAAATGTAGTTTTCATCCGTCTCTAAATAATTTTCTTTAAAAGTTGGATCTATCCATGGCATGTACAGATAGTTGACATCCAATAAATCAATACGATGTTGTGAGTGCCGTCGTTGTGCACTGCTCCATTTATAACTCCATCCTGCTGATGCCACAATGCGAGTAAACTCCGGTCGCATCTGATAACTGTATTGAAGTCCGAATTCCGTAGTCGCCCGCATTTTCCGTTTAAAATCAGTGGAAAGGAAAGGAAACATAAAACGAGGAAAATTAACGGTTGCCTCTGCGCCAAGTTCTGTATAATTTTGGTTGTGCTGCCCGCTCTGCAGACCTGATACAGCTTCATATGCACCACGCAGTTTAAGCATAAAAGCTTCGGAACCTTTAAATAAATTGCGGTGTTGGAATGCTACCGATGCGGCTGCCCCTAAATCACCGGCTGAGTTTGTTCCTTCTATCTCAAAAGAAACAGACTGATGCTTACTTTTGGTCAAAAGTACATAAGAATTCAGCTTGGCACTATCTCCTTGCTGTGTTTCAAAGAAACGGATATTTGTGTATTTCAATGCTTGTAAACGCCCGAAGTTAGAATAGGTGCGTTGTACATCTTGTTCATTGAATAAAGTTCCCGGAGTAATTCGCAAGTTATTGGTTAATACTTTGGGACGCAAGTATAGCTTGTCTTTATAATAAATAGGAAAACCTTTATAATGCAAAGAGTCATTTACTTCTATGCTATTCAAAGCCGATGATTCCAATACATTGTAATCGGTGATGAAGCTCACTTTATTGATTGTATATTGGCGATGATTTTGTGGTTTATCCTCATTGTTCTGTTTGTAAGGAGCCAAATGCAAAGTTAAATCAACTAAATAAGTATTCCGCACAGTATCTGCTGTGTATGATATATAGTCTTTATTAAATTTATAATATCCATTCTGCAAAAGATTATTTGTAATCCGTTGGCGCTCTTCATCCAAAATGTTGACGTCAAAAGGCATGCCTTCAGACAATAGCGTTTTTGTAGAATCCTGTTGCATGTATCGCTGAATCCTATCGTCTTGAATGTTATATTTCAACATGCGTACTCTATAGGGCTTACCTGCAGTCACTTTATAAACCAACTTCATTTTCTTTTTCTTTACCTCCCGCATTGATTCTACAATGGCTCCCATATAGCCCATGTTCTGAACAGCTTTAGTCATTTCCTCTATGGTGCGTTCAGTTTCTTTATCACTATAAATGACAGGTGCATCTCCTAATCGGCGTAATGTGCGATTTATCCGGCGCGTAGAGTCACGCCCGGACCAGTTGTAAATATATAACTGAGTTTTTATCAGGCTAAACCATTTGGAATTGGGATTTTGACGGACGTATAAAGACAAAGCCGAAGGTTTGACATCTTTATTGTCCGTTTGTATGCGTACCTCGTCCAGCAAATACGAACCATCCGGTACATATTTGGTGGAAGTACAGGAAGCCCACAAAAGTACAATAGCAGCATATATCGCGTAACGAAGACTTTTCTTCATACTGAATAATTAATTACTCATAAACAGCCACAAATATACTCGTATTTTTTTGTTCTCAAAATAAAAAGGCTGTAAGAGTGCAGAGTTTTTGAATATATAAAAATAATAATGTATTTTTGTCAAACAATAATATTTTCATTCTATGACATTAAGCAAAAACCGGATTAAATATATCCACTCATTGGAGTTAAAGAAAAACCGAAAAAACGATAAGGTCTTTCTTGCGGAAGGTCCCAAATTAGTAGGTGACCTGTTGGAGCATTTTCCTTGTCAGTTTCTTATAGCAACTTCTGAGTGGATCTCTCAAAACGAAGATTTACCGACAGATGATGTGACGATAATTACTGAAGAAGAACTTTCTCGTGCCAGTTTATTAAAAACTCCCCAACAAGTGTTGGCAGTATTTCGCCAGCCCGAAGATACGGCAGACTTTTCAGTTATCAGCCATTCACTTTGTCTCGCTTTGGATGATATACAAGATCCCGGTAATTTAGGAACGATCATCCGGCTTGCCGATTGGTTTGGAATAGAACATATTTTCTGTTCACCCAATACAGTAGATGCCTATAATCCTAAAACCGTACAAGCCACTATGGGGGGAATTGCACGTGTGAAGCTTCATTACACTCCTCTTCCCGAACTTATATGTGCCTTGAAAGGCATACCGGTTTACGGTACATTCCTTGATGGGGAAGACATTTATTGCCAACCTTTGTCTTCTTATGGGCTGATTGTAATGGGAAATGAAGGTAATGGTATAGGAAAAGAAGTAGAACAACTCATTAACAGGAGACTGTACATTCCTAATTATCCGGCAGATCGTCAAACGTCCGAATCATTAAACGTAGCTATTGCTACCGCAGTAGTTTGTGCCGAGTTTCGGAGACAGGCTGCATTGCCGTAAAATCAAAAGGAAAAAGCAAATAAGGAACCGAATATGCAATTTCTTCTTCTACGCTTTCCGGTACTGATAATAAAAAAACTGGTTTTTCTTCTCTATCAAACAGAGGAAAGATCTCTTTTGATAAATCGGGAATAGCTGTATGACGATCATTATCAAGCAAAACTATAACACCGGGCAACCACTCTGTATTCTCTATTTCTTCAGATAAAGGGCAAATACGCACTATTCCATTTTTTCCTATTTCGAGTACATACTGCTTGAGATACCCATGCCTCGGAAGAAACAGAAAATGAGAAGCATAACGTTTCATTATTCTTTTCTGATGATAGGTTTTGATTCGCGTACAGGACGTGGGCGGATATTCCTGTGATTTGCATCTTGCGGTGATCTGGCAGATCGAACCTCATCGGGATGGCCGATACTATCTTTTCCCACATTACTGTTAGTTTGTTGCAGACTGTCTTTAACTGTAGGAATAGAATCGGAAGCATGATAACGCATCAATGAAATATGATCTATCAGCACTGGTCGAGACACCTTTTGTACAGGATAATAAATAAATCCGCGTATTTCCTTTATCTTCCCTAAAGTATCTGCTGTCAGAGTGATCGTTTTGATTCCTGTCTTCTTAACTTTCAGAATATCATTAATGATGCTGTCGTTCTCATACTGAATTTGCATAGCCATCAAAGGAGCATGTGCGCTGTCCGGCAGCATGCCATCACGGAAATGGAAGCGTACATTCCATCGTAACGTATCCCTGTCATGGAAATTAGTATCTGAAGGCAAACTAAATATAATCTTATTGTCCAAAGGCATGCCTGTGAGTTGATAAATATGCTGCCACGTCCACACATCAACGCTGTCACCGGAAAGAGATTCTTTCGGCTTATTGTCACGTATGGCAATCAGATGATTGATACCGTCTCTTTCGGCTTTCAACCGAAAATTTACTTTTTCATAAATTTTAGTGAGGATTTCCGGATTGCGTGCATACCAAACCATTGAAGAGTCGAAAACAGCTTGAGTAATACCTTGTTTTTTGAAAACGGATTCAACGTATAGTAATCGTTTATAACTTTCATTATAAGGAACTTCATCACCCATAGCCTTAGCTATATGATAGTCATAAAGTACATCTTCCATTTTGGCATCCGGTAAAACACCTTCAGGCCTTTTTACCTGGCAAGATGTTAAACAAAATACCAAAAGGAATACACTATACCATTGAATTCGCTTTCTTCCTTTCATGATTTTTTTATAGCCGCATGGTAAGCCTCATTCAGATATTTACTATAAAACAGAAATAAAGCAATAACACCGCAACTGATTGCTGCATCGGCAAAATTGAATATCGGGCTGAAAAAAACAAAATGATCTCCACCGATAAAAGGCATCCACTGCGGCCAGTTTGTTTCAATAATAGGAAAATAGAACATGTCCACTACTTTTCCGTAAAACAATGGAGCGTACCCACCGCTTTCGGGCATAAAAGTAGCTATTTGCGCATGGGTACTTTCATTGAAAAATATTCCATAAAAAAGACTGTCAATAATATTACCCATAGCCCCTGTCAATATGAGAGAGAGACATACGATAAAACCTGTCTTCATGCTTTGTTTCACACACTTGTACAAAAACCAGCCTATTGTCGAAACTGCAATAATACGGAAAATAGTTAGGAATAGTTTATCAAATATTTCCATTCCGAAAGCCATACCTATATTTTCTGTAAAATAAATGTAAAACCAATCTGTCACACGTATGCTTTCGTGCCAATACATATGCGTTTTAATCCATATCTTGATTATCTGATCAATAATCAACATTGAGAAAATAATAAGTAAGGCGATACGGCCTTTCGTGAAAAATTTCCCCATCTCCTTATTTTTTGCTATTATTTTTAGCTTCAATGCTTAATGTTGCATGAGGAACAGCACGCAAACGTTCGGCCGGAATCAATTTACCGGTTTCACGGCAAATGCCGTATGTCTTGTTCTCAATACGTACCAAAGCGGCTTGTAACCCCTGTATAAACTTCAACTGACGTTGTGCCAGGCGCGTAGTTTCTTCTTTGGACAGTGTATTTGCACCTTCCTCCAATACTTTGTATGTGGGAGATGTATCATCGGTATCATTACCGTCTGCACCGTTCAAACTGGCTCTCAGAAGTTCATAGTCACGCTGGGCCAACTCTAATTTATCCATAATAATGGTACGGAATTCTTCCAATTCAGCGTCTGAGTATCTTGTTTTTTCTGCCATAACATTACGTGTTTAAGGATTAGTTTAGTATTAATTATTGTTTCAGTACATTCACAAATAAGGAAAAATCGTCGAATTCCAATTCTATTCCGTTTTCAACGCTATCTGCCAATATAAGTGAGGTTCCTAAAACTTGGTTACAAATATAGTCTTTATATTCTGTTACCGCATCATCTGTATGCTGATTTTTTGATAATGTGATTTCTATTTTGTCCGTTATCTCAAAACCACTTGATTTGCGAATGTTTTGGATACGGTTTACCAACTCGCGGGCAACACCTTCGCGGCGAAGCTCTTCGGTTATGGTAACTTCCAGAGCCACGGTCAGCCTGCCTTCATTGGCAACCAACCAACCTGGGATATCTTCGCTGAAAATTTCCACATCAGCCGTTTCTATATCAACATCCGTACCGTCTGCCAAGTGGAGGGTGTAATAACCATTTTTCTCAAGCTTGGCAATAGCCTCTTGCGATAATGTTGAAACAAGGTTAGCTACATCCTTCATCTGCTTGCCAAATTTAGGTCCCAACTTCTTGAAATCACATTTTACCTTCTTTACCAATACACCGGCTGCACCGTCCACAAATTGAATCTCCTTTACATTCACCTCGTTCATGATAAGAGCTTTCACGGCTTCAATGTGAGTATGCTGTTCTTCATCCACCACCGGAATCATGATACACTGCAATGGCTGACGAACTTTAATGTTCACTTTACGACGCAGTGCCAACACCATAGAGGTGACATCCTGTGCCATCTGCATGCGTGCTTCCAACTCTTTGTCTGTCATATTCTCTTTACTTTCAGGAAACTTGGCAAGATGAACGGAAACAACATTATCTCGTCCCGTCGCTGCTATCAGATCGGAGTACAACATATCTGCATAAAAAGGAGCGATTGGAGCCATCAGTTTCGCTACCGTTTCCAGACATGTATAGAGGGTTTGAAAAGCAGACAGTTTGTCTTGCGTCATACCACCACCCCAGAAACGTTTGCGGTTCAAGCGAACGTACCAATTGGAAAGATTATCGTTCACAAAGTCAGAAATGAGACGTCCGGCTTTTGTCGGTTCATACTCGTTATAACAAGTATCCACACCCTTTACCAATGTGTTCAGGACAGAAAGAATCCAACGGTCTATTTCAGGACGTTCTTCCATAGGCATATCGGCTTCTTTGTATTCAAATCCATCAACATTGGCATAAAGAGAGAAGAAAGAATATGTATTGTATAAAGTGCCAAAGAACTTGCGGCGTACCTCTTCCACTCCATCTACGTCGAATTTCAAGTTATCCCACGGTGAGGAGTTGGTAATCATGTACCAGCGCAAGGGGTCGGAACCGTACTTCTCTATGGTAGAGAATGGATCGACTGCATTGCCCAAACGTTTGGACATCTTGTTGCCATTTTTGTCGAGTACCAATCCGTTGGAAATAACAGCCTTGTAAGACACACTGTCAAACACCATTGTAGCGATGGCATGCAATGTGAAAAACCAGCCACGGGTTTGATCTACGCCTTCCGCGATGAAATCGGCGGGGTACACCTGATGGGTGTCCAGTAATTCTCTATTCTCAAATGGATAGTGAATTTGGGCATAGGGCATAGAACCGGAGTCAAACCATACGTCAATCAAATCCGTTTCACGTCTCATGGGCTTGCCGTCTTTGGAAACGAGGATGATATCATCCACATACGGACGGTGAAGGTCTATCTTGTCGTAGTTCTCTTGTGTATATGCTCCCGGTTGGAAACCTTTTTCCTTGTAAGGGTTCGATTCCATCAATCCGGCAGCTACGGATTTCTCTATTTCATTATAGAGCTCTTCTACGGATTCGATACACTTTTCGTCACTGCCATCCTCTGTGCGCCAGATAGGTAACGGAGTACCCCAATAACGGGAACGGCTCAGATTCCAGTCATTCAGATTCTCCAGCCATTTGCCAAAACGTCCCGTACCCGTACTTTCGGGTTTCCAGTTGATAGTTTTGTTCAATTCCATCATGCGTTCTTTGCATGCAGTGCTGCGAATAAACCAACTATCCAACGGATAGTATAATATCGGTTTGTCCGTACGCCAGCAGTGCGGATAATTATGCACGTGCTTTTCTATCTTGAATGCTTGACTGGCAGTTTTCATCATCATGCAAATATAGATATCGAGCGATTCGGCAGATCCAGCCGCTTTTTCATCATATTTACCGTCAATGGTGAATTGCGGGTCATAGGCATTCTTCACCCATCTGCCCTGATATTCTTTGTAGGCATCTACATCTACACACTTCTCCACAAAATTTTCATCCAGTTCGTCCAGCAGATAAAACTTTCCGGTAAGATCCACCATCGGACGAGTCTCGCCTTTTTTATTAATCATAAACAGGGCTGGAATCCCTGCGGCACGTGCTACTTGCGCATCATCCGCACCGAATGTCGGAGCAATATGTACGATACCCGTACCGTCTTCAGTAGTTACATAATCTCCCGGAATGACGCGGAACCCTTTCGTGCTGATAGCCCAGTTACCATCGTTGTCAATATCCACAGGTTTCACCCACGGGATAAGCTGTTCGTATTCCATTCCTACCAAATCTGCGCCTTTGTATTCGCCCACTACCTTGAATGGAATCAGCTTGTCACCAGGCTTATAATCTTCTAATGCAATATCTTCCGCTTTCTTATTAAAGTGAGTGTATAGCAATGTTTTGGCCAGTATCACCGTCATTTTTTCACTGGTATAGCTATTGTAGGTCTGCACGGCCACATAGTCTATTTTCGGGCCTACACAGAGTGCGGTATTGCTGGGCAATGTCCACGGAGTAGTAGTCCATGCTATAAAATAAGGAGTACCCCACTCTGCCATTTCGGGCTTAGGACTCTTCATCTTGAATTGCCCTACTACGGTCGTATCCTTCACGTCACGATAGCATCCGGGCTGGTTTAACTCGTGAGAACTGAGTCCTGTTCCGGCAGCCGGGGAATACGGTTGTATGGTATATCCTTTATATAAGAGTCCTTTTTTGTGAAGTTGCTTCAACAACCACCACAAGGTTTCGATATAACGGTTATCATAGGTGATATACGGATTTTTCATATCCACCCAATAACCCATCTTGTGTGTCAAGTCTTCCCACTCTTTGGTGAACTTCATGACATCTTTACGGCAAGCAGCATTATACTCAGCAACAGAAATAGTCTTACCAATGTCCTCTTTCGTAATACCAAGAGCCTTTTCCACACCCAGTTCCACAGGAAGTCCGTGAGTATCCCATCCGGCTTTACGCTTTACCTGAAATCCCTTCATGGTTTTGTAACGGCAAAAAATATCCTTTATGGAGCGAGCCATTACATGGTGAATACCAGGCATACCATTGGCCGAGGGAGGTCCTTCGTAAAACACGAAAGAAGGACAACCTTCACGTTCTGTCATACTCTTGGTGAAAACTTGGTTCTCATCCCATTTCTTCAACACTTCCTTGTTTATTTCCGAAAGGTCAAACTTCGAATATTCGGCAAACTTCTTACCCATCTTGATATTTACTATTTGGCTAATTACAATTCACTACCTCAAGAGTACTTTTGCATATTTAGAAATG
Above is a window of Bacteroides helcogenes P 36-108 DNA encoding:
- a CDS encoding DoxX family protein codes for the protein MLKRFLFPLKPDSAAVSAILLIVRIVFGLLLMNHGIDKWSNYQELSAVFPDPLGIGSPLSLGLAIFGELVCSMAFIIGFLYRLAMIPMIFTMVVAFFVIHANDAFNVKELAFVYLTVFILMYIIGPGRFSVDRLIGNIFSRKAGL
- a CDS encoding DUF3332 domain-containing protein; the protein is MKKINFKMAATVMICGVFLFSSCIGSFGLHSKLVNWNQSIGNKFVNELVFLAFNIIPVYGVCYLADALVINSIEFWSGSNPMASIGDVKKVKGENGNYLVETLENGYSITKEGETTSVELIYNKELNTWNVVADGVSTELLQMNNDGTAQMTLPNGEEMTVALNAQGVAAARQATMVGTYYAAR
- a CDS encoding BamA/TamA family outer membrane protein produces the protein MKKSLRYAIYAAIVLLWASCTSTKYVPDGSYLLDEVRIQTDNKDVKPSALSLYVRQNPNSKWFSLIKTQLYIYNWSGRDSTRRINRTLRRLGDAPVIYSDKETERTIEEMTKAVQNMGYMGAIVESMREVKKKKMKLVYKVTAGKPYRVRMLKYNIQDDRIQRYMQQDSTKTLLSEGMPFDVNILDEERQRITNNLLQNGYYKFNKDYISYTADTVRNTYLVDLTLHLAPYKQNNEDKPQNHRQYTINKVSFITDYNVLESSALNSIEVNDSLHYKGFPIYYKDKLYLRPKVLTNNLRITPGTLFNEQDVQRTYSNFGRLQALKYTNIRFFETQQGDSAKLNSYVLLTKSKHQSVSFEIEGTNSAGDLGAAASVAFQHRNLFKGSEAFMLKLRGAYEAVSGLQSGQHNQNYTELGAEATVNFPRFMFPFLSTDFKRKMRATTEFGLQYSYQMRPEFTRIVASAGWSYKWSSAQRRHSQHRIDLLDVNYLYMPWIDPTFKENYLETDENYILRYNYADRLIVRTGYSYTYNSTGQTLMNNAVAGNSYTIRFNFESAGNFLYAVAKATGMKKNDNGEYTLLSIPFAQYLKGDFDFAKNVVIDNRNSLAFHFGAGIAIPYGNATIIPFEKRYFSGGANSVRGWSVRGLGPGSFPGDGNFLNQSGDIKLDASIEYRTRLFWKFKGAFFIDAGNIWTLRDYKDQPGGKFKFNEFYKQIAVAYGLGLRMDLDFFVLRFDGGMKAINPVYEKGKGRYPIIHPDFGRDFAFHFAVGYPF
- a CDS encoding TrmH family RNA methyltransferase, with protein sequence MTLSKNRIKYIHSLELKKNRKNDKVFLAEGPKLVGDLLEHFPCQFLIATSEWISQNEDLPTDDVTIITEEELSRASLLKTPQQVLAVFRQPEDTADFSVISHSLCLALDDIQDPGNLGTIIRLADWFGIEHIFCSPNTVDAYNPKTVQATMGGIARVKLHYTPLPELICALKGIPVYGTFLDGEDIYCQPLSSYGLIVMGNEGNGIGKEVEQLINRRLYIPNYPADRQTSESLNVAIATAVVCAEFRRQAALP
- a CDS encoding DUF4296 domain-containing protein produces the protein MKGRKRIQWYSVFLLVFCLTSCQVKRPEGVLPDAKMEDVLYDYHIAKAMGDEVPYNESYKRLLYVESVFKKQGITQAVFDSSMVWYARNPEILTKIYEKVNFRLKAERDGINHLIAIRDNKPKESLSGDSVDVWTWQHIYQLTGMPLDNKIIFSLPSDTNFHDRDTLRWNVRFHFRDGMLPDSAHAPLMAMQIQYENDSIINDILKVKKTGIKTITLTADTLGKIKEIRGFIYYPVQKVSRPVLIDHISLMRYHASDSIPTVKDSLQQTNSNVGKDSIGHPDEVRSARSPQDANHRNIRPRPVRESKPIIRKE
- a CDS encoding lipoprotein signal peptidase, coding for MGKFFTKGRIALLIIFSMLIIDQIIKIWIKTHMYWHESIRVTDWFYIYFTENIGMAFGMEIFDKLFLTIFRIIAVSTIGWFLYKCVKQSMKTGFIVCLSLILTGAMGNIIDSLFYGIFFNESTHAQIATFMPESGGYAPLFYGKVVDMFYFPIIETNWPQWMPFIGGDHFVFFSPIFNFADAAISCGVIALFLFYSKYLNEAYHAAIKKS
- a CDS encoding TraR/DksA family transcriptional regulator yields the protein MAEKTRYSDAELEEFRTIIMDKLELAQRDYELLRASLNGADGNDTDDTSPTYKVLEEGANTLSKEETTRLAQRQLKFIQGLQAALVRIENKTYGICRETGKLIPAERLRAVPHATLSIEAKNNSKK
- the ileS gene encoding isoleucine--tRNA ligase, giving the protein MGKKFAEYSKFDLSEINKEVLKKWDENQVFTKSMTEREGCPSFVFYEGPPSANGMPGIHHVMARSIKDIFCRYKTMKGFQVKRKAGWDTHGLPVELGVEKALGITKEDIGKTISVAEYNAACRKDVMKFTKEWEDLTHKMGYWVDMKNPYITYDNRYIETLWWLLKQLHKKGLLYKGYTIQPYSPAAGTGLSSHELNQPGCYRDVKDTTVVGQFKMKSPKPEMAEWGTPYFIAWTTTPWTLPSNTALCVGPKIDYVAVQTYNSYTSEKMTVILAKTLLYTHFNKKAEDIALEDYKPGDKLIPFKVVGEYKGADLVGMEYEQLIPWVKPVDIDNDGNWAISTKGFRVIPGDYVTTEDGTGIVHIAPTFGADDAQVARAAGIPALFMINKKGETRPMVDLTGKFYLLDELDENFVEKCVDVDAYKEYQGRWVKNAYDPQFTIDGKYDEKAAGSAESLDIYICMMMKTASQAFKIEKHVHNYPHCWRTDKPILYYPLDSWFIRSTACKERMMELNKTINWKPESTGTGRFGKWLENLNDWNLSRSRYWGTPLPIWRTEDGSDEKCIESVEELYNEIEKSVAAGLMESNPYKEKGFQPGAYTQENYDKIDLHRPYVDDIILVSKDGKPMRRETDLIDVWFDSGSMPYAQIHYPFENRELLDTHQVYPADFIAEGVDQTRGWFFTLHAIATMVFDSVSYKAVISNGLVLDKNGNKMSKRLGNAVDPFSTIEKYGSDPLRWYMITNSSPWDNLKFDVDGVEEVRRKFFGTLYNTYSFFSLYANVDGFEYKEADMPMEERPEIDRWILSVLNTLVKGVDTCYNEYEPTKAGRLISDFVNDNLSNWYVRLNRKRFWGGGMTQDKLSAFQTLYTCLETVAKLMAPIAPFYADMLYSDLIAATGRDNVVSVHLAKFPESKENMTDKELEARMQMAQDVTSMVLALRRKVNIKVRQPLQCIMIPVVDEEQHTHIEAVKALIMNEVNVKEIQFVDGAAGVLVKKVKCDFKKLGPKFGKQMKDVANLVSTLSQEAIAKLEKNGYYTLHLADGTDVDIETADVEIFSEDIPGWLVANEGRLTVALEVTITEELRREGVARELVNRIQNIRKSSGFEITDKIEITLSKNQHTDDAVTEYKDYICNQVLGTSLILADSVENGIELEFDDFSLFVNVLKQ